The Nitrosomonas communis genome has a segment encoding these proteins:
- a CDS encoding integrase core domain-containing protein, with protein MPTREFNNLKEIKQNLSTWFEWYNQERFHQSLDRLTPDEIYYSDPRIDRVA; from the coding sequence GTGCCCACCAGAGAATTCAATAATCTGAAGGAGATAAAGCAGAATTTATCCACATGGTTTGAATGGTACAATCAAGAACGATTTCATCAAAGCCTTGACCGTCTTACGCCTGATGAAATCTACTATAGTGATCCAAGAATTGATCGGGTTGCCTGA
- a CDS encoding MTH938/NDUFAF3 family protein: MNPRIDGTKFGSITIDRADIEHDVLIRLSGEIKKRKKKLSKAVFGTSHIISLEEAEHIFEKGAERLIIGSGHDGNVTLSKEASEYFQKERVRVDLFPTPEAIHQWNKAKGHTIGLFHVTC, from the coding sequence ATGAATCCTAGAATTGACGGTACCAAATTTGGCTCCATCACTATTGATAGGGCTGATATCGAGCACGATGTTCTCATCAGGCTTTCAGGTGAGATCAAGAAGAGAAAGAAAAAATTATCCAAGGCAGTGTTCGGCACATCTCATATCATCTCGCTCGAAGAAGCTGAGCACATATTCGAGAAGGGAGCTGAACGGCTTATCATTGGCTCAGGCCACGATGGCAATGTAACGCTCTCTAAAGAGGCATCAGAGTATTTCCAGAAAGAGAGAGTCAGAGTTGATCTCTTCCCCACTCCCGAGGCCATTCACCAGTGGAACAAGGCTAAAGGCCACACCATCGGACTTTTCCATGTTACTTGCTGA
- a CDS encoding PhnA domain-containing protein, with product MKTKDNNESILQDVDALVVIKDLKVKGFPDEIKRGTGARTSA from the coding sequence ATGAAAACAAAGGACAACAACGAGAGCATCCTACAAGACGTAGATGCATTGGTAGTCATCAAGGATCTGAAAGTCAAAGGGTTTCCCGATGAGATCAAAAGAGGTACGGGGGCAAGAACATCTGCCTGA
- a CDS encoding DUF2267 domain-containing protein, whose translation MGFNFEQYAGEGNIFINEVAELTGFSRDKAARITQVVLHALRDRLQPADAVSLGQALPVIIRGIYYDQLNLSQLPQTVRGKEAFINFIHNKLSEKREFDRNDILKGLQAVTTVLKARLSPEYYESIMREINEEIRELIDQQ comes from the coding sequence ATGGGCTTTAATTTTGAACAGTATGCCGGTGAAGGCAATATATTTATCAATGAAGTGGCTGAACTGACGGGTTTTTCCAGGGACAAGGCAGCCAGGATTACCCAAGTGGTGCTGCATGCCCTCCGCGATCGACTCCAGCCGGCTGATGCAGTAAGTCTGGGTCAGGCCCTGCCTGTGATCATCCGGGGCATCTATTATGACCAGCTCAATCTCTCTCAACTGCCCCAAACCGTAAGAGGCAAGGAGGCGTTTATCAATTTCATTCATAATAAGCTGTCGGAGAAGCGTGAATTCGACCGCAACGATATTCTGAAGGGGCTCCAAGCGGTAACCACCGTGTTGAAAGCACGCCTCTCCCCTGAATATTATGAAAGCATCATGCGCGAAATTAATGAAGAGATCCGTGAGCTTATAGACCAGCAGTGA
- a CDS encoding IS5 family transposase has translation MQLGFFDLDNRYAQLSKLNDPLEELNRIIDWNLFADLLAETTTKPRKSEAGRKPFDRVMLFKMLVLQRMNNLSDDRLEYQVRDRLSFMRFLGLGLAGVVPDAKTMWSFREELKENHLMDRLFARFDECLRELEVELKSGQIIDATFVSVPKQRNTREENKMIKEDAVPIEWGQNPHKLAQKDIDARWTKKNSESFYGYKDHVNMDRDTKLITTWEVTSAQIHDSQVLEEVLQSPEVGGADIYADSAYRSNAQEESLVTSKYTSQIHEKGARNHPLTQAQKSSNKEKSRVRARVEHVFGSMTNELGGITIRTIGYGRAKVHIGLLNLVYNIKRVATLIRKGYFSFDRVSAPEMA, from the coding sequence ATGCAACTCGGTTTTTTTGACCTTGACAATCGATATGCTCAGCTAAGTAAGTTAAATGATCCGCTTGAAGAGCTGAATCGCATAATCGATTGGAATCTATTCGCTGATCTTCTTGCAGAGACAACGACGAAGCCCCGGAAAAGTGAAGCAGGCCGCAAACCCTTTGATCGGGTGATGCTATTCAAAATGCTGGTATTACAAAGAATGAATAATCTGTCGGATGATCGGCTGGAGTATCAAGTCCGGGACCGGTTGAGTTTCATGCGGTTTTTGGGACTTGGTCTGGCAGGGGTAGTGCCTGACGCAAAGACCATGTGGTCGTTCCGGGAAGAGTTGAAAGAGAACCATCTGATGGATCGTCTGTTTGCAAGATTCGATGAATGTTTACGAGAGTTGGAGGTAGAACTGAAGTCAGGTCAGATCATTGATGCGACCTTTGTGAGTGTGCCTAAACAACGCAATACACGTGAAGAAAACAAGATGATTAAAGAAGATGCCGTTCCGATTGAATGGGGACAGAATCCCCACAAACTGGCGCAAAAAGACATTGATGCGCGTTGGACGAAGAAGAACAGCGAATCATTTTATGGTTACAAAGATCACGTCAATATGGATCGCGATACCAAGCTGATAACCACATGGGAAGTTACTTCAGCGCAAATTCATGACAGTCAGGTTTTGGAAGAAGTGCTGCAATCCCCTGAAGTGGGAGGCGCAGATATTTATGCGGACTCAGCATACCGCAGCAATGCACAGGAAGAAAGTCTGGTCACCTCAAAATACACGAGTCAGATTCACGAAAAAGGCGCTCGCAATCATCCCCTCACGCAAGCACAAAAATCCAGTAACAAAGAGAAATCACGGGTGCGTGCACGAGTCGAGCATGTGTTTGGTTCGATGACGAATGAACTGGGCGGAATCACGATTCGTACCATAGGTTATGGGAGAGCAAAAGTACACATAGGCTTACTCAACCTCGTCTATAACATCAAGCGTGTAGCGACGCTGATTCGAAAAGGGTATTTCAGTTTCGATAGGGTTAGTGCGCCCGAAATGGCTTAA
- a CDS encoding erythromycin esterase family protein, whose amino-acid sequence MATPFLYYPLGNSRHLDPLFEAIGDAQFVLLGEASHGTHEYYTWRTAITKRLIEEKNFRFIGAEGDWPDCYKIHRFIKGYENSGTTIRDVLMGFRRWPTWMWANWEIAALAEWLQGYNQLKPEKNKIGFYGLDVYSLWESLNTIVDYLEQHDGVAIEAARKAFRCFERYYEKPQEYARATVLVSDNCRDEVVNMLRRLREKSELFENDAEAEFNMEQNALVAVNAEKYYRAMIRGGANSWNVRDQHMVETLDRLTKRHDNAKSVVWEHNTHVGDARYTDMKRDGMFNVGQLVRENYGRNNTFIVGFGSYSGSVIAGRSWNAPMQIMNVPEARKNSWETKLHKISPEDKLILSSDLEEDPETQKWIDHRAIGVVYHPEFEAYGNYVPSLIPERYDAFIFIDRTTALHPLHLRPDLKETPGLYPWNF is encoded by the coding sequence ATGGCGACTCCTTTTCTGTACTATCCGCTGGGTAACTCCAGACACCTAGACCCTTTATTTGAAGCTATCGGCGATGCTCAGTTTGTATTGCTCGGTGAAGCTTCACACGGCACACACGAATATTATACCTGGCGCACGGCGATAACGAAAAGATTGATCGAAGAAAAAAATTTTCGCTTTATCGGCGCCGAGGGTGACTGGCCTGACTGCTATAAAATACATCGCTTCATTAAAGGATATGAAAATTCAGGTACAACCATCAGAGATGTGCTGATGGGATTTCGTCGCTGGCCGACTTGGATGTGGGCCAACTGGGAAATCGCGGCATTGGCAGAATGGCTGCAGGGCTACAACCAGCTCAAACCGGAGAAAAATAAAATAGGTTTCTATGGACTGGATGTCTATTCGCTATGGGAATCGTTGAATACCATAGTCGATTATCTCGAGCAGCATGATGGTGTGGCAATAGAAGCGGCCCGGAAAGCTTTTCGATGCTTTGAGCGCTATTATGAAAAACCGCAAGAATATGCACGTGCTACGGTATTAGTGTCCGATAATTGCCGTGACGAAGTAGTAAATATGCTAAGACGGCTTCGTGAAAAATCAGAGCTTTTTGAAAACGATGCGGAAGCAGAATTCAATATGGAGCAGAATGCCCTGGTCGCTGTCAATGCCGAAAAATATTACCGCGCTATGATACGCGGAGGAGCGAATTCCTGGAATGTGCGCGACCAGCATATGGTGGAAACGCTCGATAGGCTTACTAAGCGTCATGATAATGCGAAATCAGTTGTATGGGAACATAATACCCACGTCGGCGATGCTCGTTATACTGATATGAAGAGAGATGGGATGTTTAATGTTGGACAGCTGGTTCGCGAAAACTATGGCAGAAACAATACCTTCATCGTCGGATTTGGCTCTTATAGTGGTTCCGTTATCGCCGGCAGATCATGGAACGCTCCCATGCAGATAATGAATGTACCAGAAGCAAGAAAGAATAGCTGGGAAACAAAGCTGCATAAAATCAGTCCTGAGGATAAACTGATATTATCGAGTGATTTGGAAGAAGATCCTGAAACCCAGAAATGGATTGATCATCGAGCCATCGGAGTAGTCTATCATCCAGAATTCGAAGCGTATGGCAATTATGTCCCTTCTTTAATCCCTGAACGCTATGATGCCTTCATTTTTATCGACAGAACAACAGCACTTCATCCGCTTCATTTGAGGCCCGATCTCAAAGAAACACCTGGCTTATATCCATGGAATTTTTAA
- a CDS encoding phosphoribosyltransferase family protein — MERLTNRKEAAVLLADKLSKYKGEDGIVMAIPRGGVPIAAVISEELNMPLE; from the coding sequence ATGGAACGGTTAACAAATAGAAAAGAAGCGGCAGTTTTGCTGGCCGATAAACTATCAAAGTATAAGGGAGAAGATGGAATAGTAATGGCTATACCGAGAGGTGGCGTTCCAATTGCAGCCGTCATTTCTGAAGAGCTGAATATGCCTTTGGAATGA
- a CDS encoding TIGR03862 family flavoprotein produces the protein MSTIIIVGGGPAGLMAAEVLSQAGLEVHLYDAMPSVGRKFLLAGIGGLNLTHAEPFNDFVLRYGSRQPEIESLLHHFTPQMVRDWARDLGIETFMGSSRRVFPLEMKAAPLLRAWLRRLRSAGVTFHTRHRWCGWEANHALKFSTSDGEKSVHADAVVLALGGGSWAKLGSDGAWVSLLAEQGVVIAPLQPANCGFDILWSEYFRGRFAAQPLKSVTLSFTDTTGKSYQKLGELMITATGVEGSLIYALSAPLRDTINACGSVTVYLDLAPDKGLPRLIKELAKPRGSKSMANHLRSRIGIEGAKAGLLREYLSATEFANPELLAAAIKAVPMKLMATRPIDEAISTAGGVCFESLDAQLMLKTMSGVFCAGEMLDWEAPTGGYLLTAALASGRAAGLGALTWLQTGKNFH, from the coding sequence ATGTCTACAATTATCATTGTCGGTGGCGGCCCCGCGGGGTTAATGGCTGCGGAGGTTTTAAGTCAAGCAGGCTTAGAAGTTCACCTTTATGATGCAATGCCTTCGGTCGGGCGCAAATTTTTATTGGCAGGAATAGGTGGTTTGAATCTGACTCATGCTGAACCTTTTAACGACTTTGTTTTGCGTTACGGCAGTAGACAGCCAGAGATAGAATCGTTACTGCATCATTTTACGCCACAAATGGTAAGGGACTGGGCTCGTGATTTGGGTATTGAAACTTTTATGGGTTCATCCCGACGCGTATTTCCGCTAGAAATGAAAGCTGCTCCTCTATTAAGAGCCTGGTTACGCCGTTTGCGATCTGCTGGTGTAACTTTTCATACCCGCCACCGTTGGTGCGGTTGGGAGGCAAATCATGCATTGAAGTTTTCAACGTCTGACGGTGAAAAATCAGTTCATGCTGATGCTGTGGTTTTAGCATTAGGCGGGGGTAGTTGGGCAAAATTAGGCTCTGACGGAGCATGGGTGTCATTATTGGCGGAACAAGGTGTGGTGATCGCTCCGTTACAGCCTGCCAATTGCGGTTTTGATATACTGTGGAGTGAGTATTTTCGTGGTCGTTTTGCCGCGCAACCGTTGAAATCGGTGACACTATCTTTTACGGATACTACCGGGAAAAGTTATCAAAAACTGGGAGAATTAATGATCACCGCTACTGGTGTAGAAGGTAGTTTAATTTATGCTTTATCCGCGCCGTTACGTGACACGATTAATGCTTGTGGCTCAGTGACTGTTTATCTTGATCTTGCCCCTGACAAGGGCTTGCCCCGTTTGATTAAAGAATTAGCAAAACCGCGCGGCTCCAAGTCTATGGCTAATCATTTGCGTAGTCGGATTGGGATTGAGGGAGCGAAAGCAGGACTGTTACGAGAATATTTGTCTGCTACAGAGTTTGCTAATCCAGAGCTACTGGCTGCTGCAATTAAGGCTGTGCCGATGAAATTAATGGCTACCCGCCCGATAGATGAAGCGATTAGTACCGCAGGCGGAGTTTGTTTTGAATCGCTGGATGCTCAATTAATGTTAAAAACTATGTCGGGTGTGTTTTGCGCAGGAGAAATGCTTGACTGGGAAGCTCCAACCGGTGGTTATTTGCTCACCGCTGCTTTGGCCAGTGGCCGTGCAGCAGGATTGGGCGCTTTAACCTGGTTGCAAACTGGAAAAAACTTTCATTAG
- a CDS encoding IS5 family transposase: MPRMMLNDEYWSKLEKILLQESIDNKRNLRMIVEGILYRMRVGCPWRDLPRVFGCWNSIYKRFNAWSLSRKWLNIFKALAVDPDWEWRFMDGSYVKAHQHSAGAASQESQAIGKSRAGNTTRIHLAVDGYGLPVEFEITGGEVNDCSAAPDLIARLPDAKTIVADKGYDSEWLREQITKKGAQAVIPGKRNSLKGNADMDWGLYQYRHLVENAFARLKQYRAIATRYDKLKRNYESMVAIACGYLWLPM, translated from the coding sequence ATGCCCCGAATGATGCTCAATGATGAGTACTGGTCGAAGCTGGAGAAGATTCTGCTTCAAGAATCGATTGATAACAAGCGCAATCTGCGCATGATAGTAGAAGGCATACTGTATCGAATGCGGGTTGGCTGTCCATGGCGCGATCTGCCCAGGGTGTTCGGCTGCTGGAATTCTATCTATAAAAGATTCAATGCATGGTCATTGAGCAGGAAATGGCTCAATATTTTCAAAGCATTGGCTGTTGATCCCGATTGGGAATGGAGATTTATGGATGGCAGTTATGTTAAAGCGCATCAACATAGTGCGGGAGCAGCGAGTCAAGAATCGCAGGCTATCGGGAAAAGCCGTGCAGGCAATACCACCAGGATCCATTTAGCGGTTGATGGTTATGGCTTGCCAGTTGAGTTTGAAATCACCGGTGGAGAAGTCAATGACTGTTCTGCCGCACCTGATTTGATTGCCAGGTTGCCTGACGCAAAAACAATCGTTGCGGACAAGGGCTATGACAGCGAATGGTTACGGGAACAGATAACGAAGAAGGGAGCTCAGGCTGTGATACCGGGAAAGCGCAACTCGTTGAAGGGTAATGCAGATATGGATTGGGGTTTATATCAATATCGGCATTTGGTGGAGAATGCTTTTGCCAGGCTAAAACAGTATCGGGCAATAGCAACGCGATACGACAAACTGAAGCGAAATTACGAGAGTATGGTAGCCATAGCGTGTGGATATCTGTGGCTACCTATGTGA
- a CDS encoding putative peptidoglycan-binding domain-containing protein, with translation MRLLQEAFGIATDGVIGPKTRAALAVTDQSKLYSKVLAARLRNLDRLITNDPEQSVSAAGRMNRMAEFVEGTV, from the coding sequence GTGAGGCTGTTACAAGAAGCATTCGGTATAGCTACCGATGGGGTGATTGGGCCAAAGACCCGAGCTGCACTGGCAGTTACCGATCAAAGTAAACTCTACAGCAAAGTGCTCGCGGCACGTCTGCGAAACCTCGATCGATTAATAACCAATGACCCGGAGCAATCGGTCTCTGCCGCTGGCCGAATGAACCGAATGGCAGAGTTTGTGGAGGGTACAGTATGA
- a CDS encoding 3TM-type holin produces the protein MIPILATLAPGLIKAASRLLDRLTPDPAEREKAKLALLQAEGQQALQKMQTSLFVILAEANSADPWTSRVRPTFLYMIHCVILLCVAWVYPWHLVAETCFPGGGEFE, from the coding sequence ATGATTCCAATTCTAGCTACTCTAGCGCCAGGACTCATCAAAGCTGCCAGTCGTCTGCTCGACCGATTGACTCCCGATCCGGCTGAGCGAGAAAAGGCTAAACTCGCGCTGCTACAGGCCGAAGGGCAGCAAGCATTGCAGAAAATGCAGACGAGCTTGTTTGTCATTCTGGCTGAGGCCAATTCTGCTGATCCGTGGACGAGCCGAGTGCGCCCAACTTTTCTGTATATGATCCATTGTGTAATCTTGCTGTGTGTGGCTTGGGTCTATCCTTGGCATCTAGTGGCTGAAACATGTTTTCCAGGCGGCGGAGAATTTGAATAA
- a CDS encoding ISAzo13-like element transposase-related protein, translating into MADKDGKPIADPECVEIGQVMRLSIDSKATVKIGEYSRGGKTRGDTQAADHDMGCQEKQVPFGIVEEDSGQLHLTFGSSFKTSDFIVDGLEDWWQAIPREKQAVMTHVQLKVDNGPKSSGVRTQFLKRMVEFTDTTGKIIQLLYYPPYHSKYHPIERCWGILEQHWNGAQLVDTATMLAWAKSMTWKGSHPVVKLSRRLYQKGVSLSRKAMREIEARWERNPLLPRWDILIRPA; encoded by the coding sequence ATCGCGGACAAGGACGGGAAACCCATAGCGGACCCAGAGTGTGTGGAAATTGGGCAGGTCATGCGCCTGAGCATTGACAGCAAGGCCACTGTGAAGATCGGGGAATACTCACGGGGTGGGAAAACGCGCGGTGACACCCAAGCCGCCGATCACGATATGGGCTGCCAGGAAAAGCAGGTTCCGTTTGGGATCGTGGAAGAGGATAGTGGGCAGTTGCATCTGACGTTTGGAAGCTCCTTCAAGACCAGTGACTTCATCGTGGATGGCTTGGAGGACTGGTGGCAGGCTATCCCCAGGGAAAAGCAGGCCGTGATGACACACGTCCAACTCAAAGTGGACAATGGCCCGAAAAGCAGCGGGGTGCGTACCCAGTTCCTCAAGCGCATGGTGGAGTTCACCGATACGACCGGCAAAATCATCCAACTGCTGTACTATCCGCCATACCACAGCAAGTATCATCCCATCGAACGATGTTGGGGAATTTTGGAACAGCATTGGAATGGAGCCCAACTGGTGGATACCGCAACCATGCTGGCATGGGCGAAAAGCATGACCTGGAAAGGTAGCCACCCAGTGGTAAAATTGAGCCGTAGGCTCTACCAGAAAGGCGTTTCTCTATCCAGGAAAGCCATGCGGGAAATCGAAGCCAGATGGGAGCGCAACCCGCTTTTGCCTAGATGGGACATTCTGATTCGGCCTGCTTGA
- a CDS encoding nucleotide pyrophosphohydrolase has translation MNDIEEIIQALVEFRDERDWAQFHNPKDLALALNIEAGELLEAFLWKPSEQAGIDKVKEELADVLAFAFLLAEKYDFNVKQIMLEKIEKNALKYPVGKSKGVAKKYTDL, from the coding sequence GTGAATGACATTGAAGAAATTATCCAAGCATTAGTTGAGTTTCGTGATGAACGGGATTGGGCGCAATTTCATAACCCGAAAGATCTTGCCTTGGCGCTGAATATTGAGGCTGGCGAGCTTCTGGAGGCATTTCTTTGGAAACCTTCTGAGCAAGCCGGTATCGACAAAGTGAAGGAAGAGCTTGCCGATGTTTTGGCGTTTGCTTTTCTACTGGCTGAAAAATACGATTTTAATGTTAAACAAATTATGCTGGAGAAGATAGAAAAGAACGCACTGAAGTACCCTGTTGGCAAATCCAAAGGGGTCGCAAAAAAATACACGGATTTATAG
- a CDS encoding DUF6127 family protein translates to MPSACWPCRPGRQYAAHDIRELHGLLDVFNTAKRTAWRTVIKIITTGFVLALIAGALLKIKLYGG, encoded by the coding sequence ATGCCAAGCGCGTGTTGGCCATGTCGGCCTGGAAGGCAATACGCTGCCCACGACATCCGTGAGCTGCATGGCCTGCTCGATGTCTTCAATACCGCCAAGCGTACCGCTTGGCGGACGGTAATCAAGATCATCACCACAGGTTTTGTATTAGCGCTGATTGCAGGTGCACTTTTGAAAATCAAATTATATGGAGGGTAA
- a CDS encoding glycosyl hydrolase 108 family protein gives MVESIIYDIIRHEGSFIHHPANRGDPTKYGITAQTF, from the coding sequence ATGGTTGAATCCATCATCTATGACATCATTCGCCATGAAGGTAGCTTTATCCATCACCCGGCTAATCGTGGTGACCCTACCAAGTACGGCATCACGGCCCAAACATTTTGA
- a CDS encoding MBL fold metallo-hydrolase yields the protein MNVFQKAEGVWLRTKLLFTWMWEGCRRTDRSASGYRGIFGIAWNNNLSISYIFETHRQEDFEFGSRSLAQATGAQVMTGKHELFGASDIRLDNGQELMVGTTCFVAYETPGHTPESMIYAVFPKDVGRKCWGVFTGDTLFVGETVRMDLSDPEKGRENAAALYDAIHKKIAPLGDQAIIFPAHGTGSASGGNISDRDDSTIGSVDVLR from the coding sequence TTGAATGTTTTTCAAAAGGCTGAAGGCGTCTGGCTTAGAACAAAACTCTTATTTACTTGGATGTGGGAAGGGTGTAGGCGTACTGATCGATCCGCGTCGGGATATCGAGGAATATTTGGAATTGCCTGGAACAACAATCTCAGCATCAGCTATATTTTTGAAACGCACCGCCAAGAAGATTTCGAATTTGGCTCGCGATCGTTAGCACAGGCAACCGGTGCGCAGGTTATGACAGGTAAGCATGAATTATTCGGTGCATCCGATATCAGGCTAGACAATGGGCAGGAGCTCATGGTTGGCACTACGTGTTTTGTTGCATATGAGACACCTGGCCATACACCTGAAAGCATGATCTATGCAGTCTTCCCGAAAGATGTTGGAAGGAAATGCTGGGGCGTTTTTACTGGAGATACCCTTTTTGTTGGCGAAACTGTACGGATGGATCTCTCAGATCCAGAAAAAGGACGTGAGAACGCGGCAGCACTCTATGATGCCATCCACAAAAAGATAGCTCCTTTGGGGGATCAAGCGATAATTTTTCCCGCTCATGGAACTGGCTCAGCATCCGGTGGCAACATTTCAGATCGAGATGATTCCACAATAGGGTCTGTTGACGTTTTAAGATAA
- a CDS encoding transposase: protein MIEAGKLRSREKARYYHSQLVTKYLSDSKTELIFLSPYAPNLNLIERYWQFFKKEILYGKCYQTFALFKQACDGFFAASNCY, encoded by the coding sequence TTGATTGAAGCCGGCAAGCTGCGCAGTCGTGAAAAGGCCCGCTATTATCACTCTCAGCTCGTTACTAAATACTTGTCAGATTCAAAAACCGAATTAATCTTTCTGTCACCTTATGCACCCAATCTGAATCTGATTGAGCGCTATTGGCAATTCTTCAAAAAAGAAATTCTGTATGGTAAGTGCTATCAAACTTTTGCCTTGTTCAAGCAGGCTTGCGATGGTTTCTTTGCTGCTTCCAACTGTTATTAG
- a CDS encoding phosphoribosyltransferase family protein, whose amino-acid sequence MIVDDGIVTGNTIITAINIMRQKKAGKIIVAAPVVTPKTAEKLVLLQMILYACLFLLVFLVLDSFMKISTKLTMRK is encoded by the coding sequence ATTATTGTCGACGATGGCATTGTAACCGGTAATACTATCATTACTGCTATTAATATCATGCGTCAGAAAAAGGCAGGAAAAATAATTGTTGCTGCGCCAGTCGTAACGCCTAAAACCGCAGAAAAATTGGTGCTCTTGCAGATGATTTTGTATGCCTGCTTGTTCCTGCTAGTTTTTTTGGTGTTGGACAGTTTTATGAAGATTTCAACGAAGTTAACGATGAGGAAGTAA
- a CDS encoding methyltransferase, translating to MSGYSAISWKEAGIERSARWYSEKGMPAPRLVRMIDDRMTADAAYRLVCEGTALLWKGDFQNARQLLQALARRIDKKRLAHKTTSSPTELFHQYRQAQSQRARILGSLLIPFNADHSIPLRRAPDVRLQCLEAYGPRTEAYIASLCELQGLIGAFEWRKKGIALPALGGRIHPHYGVFAPIRSEYVDLVMKTPLPRQVTAQSVAFDIGTGTGILAAVLARRGFQHIVATDLDARAINCAHENFTHLGIATQVDLVQTNLFPEGQASLIVCNPPWIPARPSSSLEHAIFDPGSRMLWGFLHGLSLHLASEGEGWLILSDFAEHLGLRTRAELLAAIDAAGLRVLSKSDVKPYHKRVADTSDPLHAARAAELTSLWRLAAK from the coding sequence ATGAGCGGTTATTCTGCCATTAGCTGGAAGGAAGCTGGTATTGAACGATCAGCTCGCTGGTATTCAGAAAAAGGAATGCCTGCGCCCAGGCTTGTGCGGATGATCGATGACCGCATGACTGCAGATGCGGCTTACCGCTTGGTCTGCGAAGGAACAGCACTACTGTGGAAGGGAGACTTCCAAAACGCTCGCCAATTACTGCAGGCATTGGCAAGGCGAATAGATAAAAAGCGGCTCGCACACAAAACAACCTCGTCACCTACCGAACTATTCCATCAGTACCGCCAGGCTCAATCCCAACGTGCCCGCATTTTGGGCAGCCTACTGATTCCTTTCAATGCAGATCACAGCATTCCTTTACGCCGCGCGCCCGATGTACGCTTGCAGTGTCTTGAAGCATATGGTCCGCGGACAGAAGCTTATATCGCATCACTTTGTGAATTACAGGGATTGATCGGGGCCTTTGAGTGGCGTAAAAAGGGTATAGCGTTGCCAGCATTAGGTGGCCGTATTCACCCGCATTACGGTGTATTCGCACCCATCCGAAGCGAGTATGTGGATTTGGTTATGAAGACTCCTCTACCCAGGCAAGTCACGGCACAGTCTGTTGCGTTCGATATCGGCACTGGAACAGGCATACTGGCCGCCGTGCTGGCGCGCCGAGGCTTTCAGCACATCGTTGCGACCGATCTGGATGCACGTGCCATTAACTGCGCGCACGAGAATTTCACCCACCTGGGTATAGCAACCCAAGTTGATCTGGTGCAAACCAACCTCTTTCCAGAAGGACAAGCCTCGCTGATCGTGTGCAATCCACCATGGATTCCCGCGCGGCCCAGCTCATCGCTTGAGCATGCGATATTCGACCCGGGTAGTCGAATGTTGTGGGGGTTTTTACATGGACTCAGCCTGCATCTCGCATCTGAAGGCGAGGGCTGGCTGATCCTTTCTGATTTTGCCGAACACCTTGGGTTGCGCACTCGTGCTGAATTACTTGCTGCTATTGACGCGGCGGGCCTTAGGGTTCTGAGTAAATCAGATGTCAAGCCATACCATAAACGTGTCGCGGATACCAGTGATCCGCTGCACGCTGCTCGTGCAGCAGAACTCACCTCATTATGGCGGTTAGCAGCAAAATGA